In Primulina eburnea isolate SZY01 chromosome 5, ASM2296580v1, whole genome shotgun sequence, a single window of DNA contains:
- the LOC140832613 gene encoding uncharacterized protein produces the protein MADYQHHELKSEEPYAPTPVKIEEIDQPVEASDRGLFDFIGKKKDEEAEKKCDDDKIASEFDDKVQICDERKEEPKFDVYEDPKLEVSEEPKEEEKKHESLLEKLHRSGSSSSSSSDEEVEEGGEKKKKKKGLKDKVKEKITGDKKEEAAETKCEETSVPVEKYDEIHTPEPEEKKGFLDKIKEKLPGGKKTEEVPAPHPPKEEVGEYSTAPEAEGKEKKGFLDKIKEKLPGYHPKGEEEKEKEKREEACH, from the exons ATGGCTGATTACCAACATCATGAGCTGAAGAGCGAGGAGCCATACGCTCCCACCCCCGTTAAGATTGAGGAAATTGATCAGCCGGTGGAGGCCTCCGATCGTGGGCTGTTTGATTTTATCGGGAAGAAAAAGGATGAGGAGGCAGAGAAGAAGTGTGATGATGATAAGATTGCATCAGAATTTGACGACAAAGTTCAGATTTGTGACGAGAGGAAGGAAGAGCCCAAATTTGATGTTTATGAAGATCCTAAACTTGAGGTTTCTGAAGAGCCAAAGGAGGAGGAAAAGAAGCACGAAAGCTTGCTGGAAAAGCTACACCGAAGCGGCAGCTCCAGCAGTTCT TCTAGCGATGAAGAAGTAGAGGAAGGAGgtgaaaagaagaagaaaaagaagggcTTAAAAGATAAGGTCAAGGAAAAAATAACCGGTGACAAGAAAGAAGAAGCAGCAGAAACCAAGTGTGAAGAAACATCTGTACCAGTCGAGAAGTACGATGAAATTCATACCCCCGAGCCGGAGGAGAAGAAAGGATTCTTAGATAAAATCAAGGAGAAGCTACCCGGTGGAAAGAAGACCGAGGAAGTGCCGGCACCGCATCCGCCGAAGGAGGAGGTGGGCGAGTACTCCACCGCGCCGGAGGCTGAGGGCAAGGAAAAGAAAGGTTTCTTGGATAAGATCAAGGAGAAGCTTCCAGGCTACCACCCCAAGGGTGAGgaagaaaaggaaaaggaaaaaagagAGGAAGCATGCCACTAA